A single genomic interval of Terriglobus albidus harbors:
- a CDS encoding peptidoglycan recognition protein family protein, protein MLTLDKQGVVREARVKVQLVPQIAHGPLQNVHAIVVHQTDSPTASGTIAGWRTGNRPDGAHFLIDKDGTTYQCVSLQQKCWHVGKIVSRCLLEKSCSKTESAWYDTATKRLRGHFSTLVQETHQHEKDKDYPDRYPVNEDSIGIEMVGNHIDDKTFETPAAEQQASLRWLVQELEATLHLLNTDVYRHSLISHKNPGEAAGAQW, encoded by the coding sequence ATGCTTACTCTGGATAAGCAGGGAGTCGTCCGCGAAGCCAGGGTTAAGGTCCAACTTGTCCCGCAGATCGCGCATGGGCCATTACAGAATGTCCACGCGATTGTGGTGCATCAGACCGATTCTCCGACGGCGAGCGGCACCATTGCAGGTTGGCGTACCGGCAATCGACCTGACGGCGCACACTTTCTCATCGACAAGGATGGCACGACCTACCAATGTGTTTCTTTACAGCAAAAGTGCTGGCACGTCGGCAAGATCGTGTCGCGTTGCCTGCTGGAAAAATCCTGTTCGAAGACTGAGAGCGCTTGGTATGACACGGCAACAAAGCGGTTACGAGGGCATTTCAGTACGTTGGTGCAGGAGACGCACCAGCATGAAAAAGATAAGGACTATCCCGACCGGTATCCAGTGAATGAGGACTCGATTGGTATCGAGATGGTCGGAAATCACATCGATGATAAGACCTTTGAAACGCCTGCAGCAGAGCAGCAGGCGTCGCTACGTTGGCTGGTCCAGGAGCTTGAAGCGACCCTGCATCTGCTCAATACCGATGTCTATCGCCACTCCCTGATCTCTCATAAGAATCCGGGAGAAGCGGCAGGTGCGCAATGGTAA
- the pncB gene encoding nicotinate phosphoribosyltransferase — protein MILNLARRAHNHNWALDPIVRSLLDTDFYKLLMLQYIWKHFRGVQVTFSVVNRNSTVRLAEQIDIEQLRAQLDHVRSLSFKRSELVWLAGNTFYGVRGIFEPAFLEWLEHHFRLPDYLLDVVDGQVRLEFAGEWTQVTMWEIYALSILSEMKTRYGLRDLSELELDILYARAKTRLWEKIERMRSVEGLRIADFGTRRRHSFLWQEYVVDAMQSTLGERFTGTSNTYLAYKHDMEAIGTNAHELPMALAAMANNEEELLQSQYKVLGLWQQTYGGALLMLLPDTYGSTQFFRHAPDWVAAWTGLRIDSKEPLVAGEEYIGWLKERGQDPARKRLIASDGLDVEEILTLHHRFHGRIRFSSGWGTLLTNDFRDCHPRGEHELEPLGLICKLQTVNGRPAVKLSDNYQKATGPAEEIARYRQVFGVEGVEDVPVLV, from the coding sequence ATGATCTTGAACCTCGCGCGGCGGGCGCATAACCATAACTGGGCACTGGACCCGATCGTCCGCTCGCTGCTGGATACAGACTTCTACAAGCTGCTTATGCTGCAGTACATTTGGAAGCACTTTCGCGGTGTCCAGGTGACCTTCTCCGTTGTGAACCGCAACTCTACTGTGCGGTTGGCAGAGCAGATCGATATCGAGCAGTTGCGGGCGCAACTGGATCACGTACGCAGCCTCAGCTTCAAGAGGAGCGAGTTGGTGTGGCTCGCCGGCAATACCTTCTATGGCGTGCGCGGAATCTTCGAGCCCGCCTTTCTCGAATGGCTGGAGCATCACTTCCGCCTTCCCGACTATCTGCTCGATGTGGTCGATGGACAAGTGCGGCTGGAGTTCGCCGGCGAATGGACGCAGGTGACCATGTGGGAGATCTATGCGCTCTCCATCCTGAGTGAGATGAAGACGCGCTACGGTCTGCGCGATCTGAGCGAGCTGGAGCTCGACATCCTGTATGCGCGGGCGAAGACACGGCTGTGGGAGAAGATCGAGCGGATGCGCTCTGTGGAGGGGTTACGCATCGCCGACTTTGGCACCCGCCGTCGTCACAGCTTCCTGTGGCAGGAGTACGTTGTGGATGCGATGCAATCCACGCTCGGTGAGCGCTTCACAGGAACCTCCAATACTTATCTCGCCTATAAGCATGATATGGAAGCGATCGGCACCAATGCGCACGAGTTGCCGATGGCGTTGGCTGCGATGGCAAATAACGAGGAAGAACTGCTGCAGTCGCAGTATAAGGTGCTCGGACTCTGGCAGCAGACCTACGGCGGAGCGCTGCTGATGTTGCTTCCTGATACCTACGGCAGCACCCAGTTCTTTCGACATGCACCGGACTGGGTTGCGGCATGGACCGGCCTTCGCATCGACAGCAAAGAACCTCTGGTTGCAGGCGAAGAGTATATCGGATGGCTCAAGGAGCGCGGTCAGGATCCGGCACGAAAGCGTCTGATTGCCAGTGACGGGCTCGATGTGGAAGAGATCCTGACGCTGCATCATCGCTTCCACGGGCGAATCCGTTTCAGCTCTGGTTGGGGAACGCTGCTAACCAATGATTTCCGCGACTGCCATCCCCGTGGAGAACATGAGCTGGAACCACTTGGCCTGATCTGCAAATTGCAGACAGTGAATGGAAGACCCGCAGTCAAGCTGAGTGATAACTACCAGAAAGCCACCGGACCCGCCGAAGAGATTGCCCGCTATCGCCAGGTGTTCGGTGTGGAAGGCGTCGAAGATGTTCCCGTTCTCGTTTAA